Proteins co-encoded in one Acidobacteriota bacterium genomic window:
- a CDS encoding FAD-dependent oxidoreductase translates to MLIATLKTAISFQLFRMNLTRRELLTAFLGAPLACAACSSERERTFPEGEIVGQSATLGHILRENRSFEVPADKWETKKVAIIGGGIAGLSAAWKLKKENFDDFVLLELEKEVGGTSASGKGEPVGYPWAAHYLPVPFQENIELVSLLEEMSLLEGRGPEGEIIAKEQFLCREPEERVYYKGRWYEGLYLQVGASEDDKRQFAEFQKIIDGWVNWRDSSGKRAFVVPLAHCSTDAEVTSLDKISLGDWLRQKGFTSERLFWYCDYATRDDYGLKADQASAWVGLFYFCSRVRKSGVESQPFITCPEGNGQFVHHFLDKVKENVRRSHIVVSVVPTDKGVDVICLDGSEIRGFHCERAIYASPMFTAPYVIRGFREEAPFAAAEFQHNAWFVANLFLKDRPKPRFAKDFPLSWDNVIYESPSLGYVTATHQKGIDYGPTILTYYYPMCHEPNGRTTLFNYDWKQLADVCLTDLSRAHSDIYELTTRIDIMRWGHAMISPRPNFIHSGVREKAMKPYRNIHFAHTDLSGIALFEEAFYHGLRAASEIVRIT, encoded by the coding sequence ATGCTTATCGCAACCCTTAAAACCGCTATCAGCTTTCAGCTATTTCGAATGAACCTCACCCGACGAGAATTATTGACTGCGTTTCTTGGAGCACCTCTTGCGTGCGCGGCATGTTCTTCGGAACGCGAACGCACTTTTCCAGAAGGTGAGATCGTTGGTCAATCGGCAACGCTCGGGCATATACTGCGTGAGAATCGCAGTTTTGAGGTTCCGGCGGATAAATGGGAAACGAAAAAGGTTGCAATAATTGGCGGCGGGATCGCGGGTTTGTCGGCGGCTTGGAAGCTGAAGAAAGAGAATTTTGATGATTTCGTCTTGTTGGAATTAGAGAAAGAGGTTGGCGGAACGTCCGCGAGTGGGAAAGGTGAACCGGTTGGTTATCCATGGGCGGCGCATTATTTGCCGGTTCCATTTCAAGAGAATATTGAGTTAGTTTCACTTCTCGAAGAAATGTCGTTGCTTGAAGGCCGTGGGCCGGAAGGCGAAATTATTGCAAAAGAGCAGTTTCTCTGCCGCGAGCCAGAGGAGCGCGTTTATTACAAGGGCCGTTGGTACGAAGGGCTGTATTTGCAGGTTGGGGCGAGCGAGGATGATAAACGGCAATTCGCTGAGTTTCAAAAGATCATTGATGGCTGGGTGAATTGGCGTGATTCGTCGGGTAAGCGGGCGTTTGTGGTGCCGTTAGCACATTGCTCGACCGATGCTGAGGTTACTTCGCTGGATAAGATATCGCTCGGCGATTGGCTGCGGCAAAAGGGCTTTACGTCGGAGCGGTTGTTTTGGTATTGCGATTACGCCACCCGTGACGATTACGGTCTAAAGGCAGATCAAGCCTCAGCTTGGGTTGGGCTGTTTTATTTTTGTTCCAGGGTTCGCAAGAGCGGCGTCGAATCACAGCCTTTTATCACATGTCCTGAGGGCAACGGGCAGTTTGTCCATCACTTCCTCGATAAAGTGAAGGAAAACGTGCGGAGGTCGCACATCGTGGTTTCGGTCGTGCCGACTGACAAGGGCGTCGATGTGATCTGTCTTGACGGTAGTGAGATCCGCGGTTTTCATTGCGAAAGGGCGATCTACGCTTCGCCGATGTTTACGGCACCGTATGTTATTCGTGGATTTCGCGAGGAAGCTCCGTTTGCGGCGGCAGAATTCCAACACAACGCCTGGTTTGTCGCAAACCTTTTTTTGAAAGACCGACCAAAACCGCGCTTTGCCAAGGATTTTCCGCTCTCCTGGGACAACGTCATCTACGAAAGCCCGTCGCTCGGATACGTGACCGCCACGCATCAAAAAGGAATCGACTATGGGCCCACGATCCTGACCTATTATTACCCGATGTGCCACGAGCCGAACGGCCGGACGACGCTTTTCAACTACGACTGGAAACAGCTCGCCGATGTCTGCCTGACCGATCTCTCGCGAGCTCATTCGGATATTTACGAGCTGACAACCCGCATCGACATAATGCGCTGGGGCCATGCGATGATCAGTCCGCGGCCAAACTTCATCCACAGCGGCGTTCGTGAAAAGGCAATGAAGCCGTATCGCAACATCCATTTCGCGCACACAGACCTCAGTGGTATCGCACTTTTCGAGGAAGCGTTCTATCATGGATTGCGAGCGGCTTCAGAAATTGTGCGAATTACATGA
- a CDS encoding four helix bundle protein yields MKEILREKSYAFALRIVNLSEYLHKEKHEYVLSRKVLDSGTNIGLFIEEGKQGTNT; encoded by the coding sequence ATGAAAGAAATACTAAGAGAAAAATCATATGCGTTCGCTCTCAGGATCGTGAATCTCAGTGAGTATCTTCATAAAGAAAAACACGAATATGTACTTTCAAGAAAGGTTCTCGATTCAGGAACGAATATTGGGCTATTCATCGAAGAAGGAAAGCAGGGAACAAATACTTAG
- a CDS encoding TlpA family protein disulfide reductase — translation MFKENAKHSLTTRNMDRIISLIALTVFFAAAAFGQQSIKIGSAAPSFSGAMMDGTPFELSELRGRVVVMTFWSTRCAICHHEIPKLNTMTSRYDPAKVVFLALSMENEEKINGYLKNNSFKFQIVPNSFGTVLQYADRDRSGNLDMGFPSFFVIDRSGVVQFRASGYDKTGSLDSTIAKLVSK, via the coding sequence ATGTTTAAAGAGAATGCAAAACATTCTTTAACCACACGTAATATGGACCGCATCATCTCGCTCATCGCCCTTACAGTTTTCTTTGCTGCCGCTGCGTTCGGGCAGCAGAGCATTAAGATCGGTTCGGCCGCACCTTCGTTTTCGGGTGCGATGATGGACGGGACACCGTTTGAACTCAGCGAACTTCGCGGCCGCGTGGTCGTGATGACATTCTGGTCAACACGCTGTGCGATCTGCCATCACGAAATACCTAAACTGAACACGATGACCTCTCGCTACGACCCGGCAAAGGTCGTATTTCTCGCCCTTTCCATGGAGAACGAGGAAAAGATCAACGGATATCTCAAAAACAATTCTTTCAAATTTCAGATCGTCCCGAACAGCTTCGGCACCGTGCTCCAATACGCCGACCGCGATCGCAGCGGCAATCTCGATATGGGCTTCCCATCGTTTTTTGTTATCGACCGATCCGGCGTGGTCCAGTTCCGGGCGAGCGGTTATGACAAGACCGGCTCGTTGGATTCGACGATCGCGAAGCTTGTCTCGAAATGA
- a CDS encoding PDZ domain-containing protein, producing MFNRYLSSVMIITSAFTFVIGQTPEPKKEKTLAPQAFAFSFEDDGGYLGVQTVEVTKENFSKFGLRDVRGVAVEKVLENSPAAAAGLKDGDVIVRFNGDEVTSTRKLTRLIGEVEPDHQVKLTIARGGSEQEITATIAKRPGMKFGEGNFKLSGPGGLEKLDLEKLRDLPQLKDFPMLKDFPQLKDLPDSEGFRSFSLPGGGEGKVFAWSSSNSRQIGVGVTDLTKQLAQHFGVDDGLLISEVRDNSPAAKAGLKAGDIIIDANSKAVISQLDLIREVNSKKEGDVQLTIVRSGKRQTISVTPEASKDSGFLFDTKDGEGRILTPPAPRAPANPAAPKPMIFRSGRII from the coding sequence ATGTTTAATCGATATTTGAGTTCGGTAATGATCATCACGTCGGCGTTCACGTTTGTGATCGGCCAGACGCCGGAGCCGAAGAAAGAAAAAACGCTCGCTCCGCAGGCATTTGCTTTTTCATTTGAAGACGATGGCGGTTATCTTGGCGTTCAGACGGTTGAGGTTACTAAAGAGAATTTTAGCAAATTCGGCCTTCGGGATGTTCGGGGCGTGGCGGTCGAGAAGGTCCTCGAGAATTCTCCCGCGGCCGCAGCAGGACTAAAGGATGGCGACGTTATCGTTCGGTTTAACGGCGACGAAGTAACCAGTACACGCAAGCTGACCAGGCTGATCGGTGAGGTCGAACCGGATCATCAAGTAAAACTAACGATCGCACGCGGAGGCAGCGAACAAGAGATCACAGCAACGATCGCAAAACGCCCGGGTATGAAATTTGGCGAAGGCAACTTTAAGCTCTCGGGTCCGGGCGGCCTTGAAAAACTTGATCTCGAAAAGCTCCGCGATCTTCCGCAGTTAAAGGACTTTCCGATGCTCAAGGATTTCCCGCAGCTGAAAGATCTGCCGGACAGCGAAGGCTTCCGCAGTTTCTCGCTCCCGGGCGGCGGCGAGGGCAAGGTTTTTGCATGGTCCTCAAGTAACAGCCGCCAGATCGGCGTCGGCGTCACGGATCTGACCAAGCAGCTCGCCCAGCATTTCGGCGTTGATGATGGTTTGCTGATCAGCGAAGTTCGTGACAACTCACCCGCGGCAAAGGCGGGGCTCAAAGCCGGTGACATCATCATCGATGCAAACAGCAAAGCCGTAATCAGCCAGCTCGATCTCATCCGCGAAGTCAACAGCAAGAAGGAAGGCGACGTCCAACTCACGATTGTTCGTAGCGGAAAACGCCAGACCATCTCGGTCACACCGGAAGCGTCAAAGGACAGCGGTTTCCTATTTGACACGAAAGACGGCGAAGGCCGCATCCTCACGCCGCCAGCACCACGTGCTCCGGCAAATCCAGCGGCACCGAAGCCAATGATCTTTCGTTCAGGACGGATAATTTAG
- a CDS encoding DUF350 domain-containing protein, producing the protein MLNLAAIAPTLGMVVKMEELWPVMATTVIFVAIGLIVFALAFLIVVLVAPFSVKKEIEEDQNTALAIIIGALIIGIAIIIASAING; encoded by the coding sequence ATGTTGAATCTTGCAGCAATCGCCCCGACTCTGGGCATGGTCGTCAAGATGGAAGAGCTTTGGCCGGTAATGGCGACGACCGTGATCTTCGTCGCGATCGGCCTTATCGTCTTTGCCTTGGCATTTTTGATTGTCGTTCTTGTTGCCCCCTTTTCGGTTAAGAAAGAGATAGAAGAAGATCAGAATACTGCTCTTGCGATCATTATCGGAGCTCTCATTATCGGCATCGCGATCATAATTGCATCGGCGATCAATGGCTAG
- a CDS encoding SLBB domain-containing protein — protein sequence MKNLFILSSIISVFLTGSIFGQTEVSKLVQSTTVSPSGANTPKGYVFGPGDEISGKFIGEADYNFTVTVDENGKIELPFSDGVQIVAQCKTEQELKADINKLLTKYLKNPQWNLRTEKRVKAPVRVFGEVNSPSPVELTRRSTLLELISFANGPTKDAGRVVQVYRPLRKQCSEGDESQNWTPESGDPNEIPSRIYKLSAMAQGLQSDNPVILPGDVIYVPQATPVYIVGEVRQPGAILLKKDGGTTLFQAVNMVNGVNPEAKSKEVKIYRKRSGSIEQDVIVANLEKIRKGEQPDIYLEPYDMVVVDKAKKPLALIIAEFAIGAGKQVISSAANTGGMRVMY from the coding sequence ATGAAGAACTTATTTATTCTTTCAAGCATTATTTCGGTCTTTCTCACCGGCTCGATTTTCGGCCAGACCGAGGTTTCAAAACTTGTCCAATCAACCACCGTTTCGCCGTCAGGGGCGAATACACCGAAGGGCTACGTTTTCGGCCCGGGCGATGAGATCTCAGGAAAATTCATTGGCGAGGCAGATTATAATTTCACGGTCACCGTCGATGAGAACGGTAAGATCGAGTTGCCCTTCTCGGACGGTGTCCAGATCGTCGCACAATGTAAGACCGAGCAGGAGCTTAAGGCCGATATCAATAAGCTGCTGACGAAATATCTTAAGAATCCTCAATGGAATCTGCGAACTGAGAAAAGGGTAAAGGCGCCTGTCAGAGTTTTTGGCGAGGTAAATTCACCCTCGCCGGTAGAACTGACGCGAAGATCGACGTTATTAGAGCTCATCTCTTTCGCCAATGGCCCGACAAAAGATGCCGGCAGGGTTGTTCAGGTTTATCGTCCGTTGAGAAAACAATGTTCTGAGGGAGACGAATCGCAGAATTGGACTCCGGAGAGTGGCGATCCCAATGAGATCCCGTCCAGGATCTACAAATTATCAGCGATGGCGCAGGGGCTCCAGTCCGATAACCCGGTCATTTTGCCCGGCGATGTTATCTACGTCCCACAGGCAACTCCGGTCTATATTGTCGGCGAGGTTCGCCAGCCAGGCGCTATCCTGCTGAAAAAAGACGGCGGAACCACGCTGTTTCAGGCCGTTAACATGGTAAATGGCGTCAACCCGGAAGCGAAGAGCAAGGAAGTTAAGATCTATCGCAAAAGGTCTGGCTCGATCGAGCAGGACGTGATAGTTGCAAACCTGGAGAAGATCAGAAAGGGTGAGCAGCCGGATATTTATCTTGAGCCTTACGATATGGTTGTCGTTGACAAGGCGAAAAAGCCGTTGGCACTCATTATTGCAGAGTTTGCGATCGGAGCCGGAAAACAGGTCATCTCGTCGGCTGCGAATACCGGCGGTATGCGTGTGATGTACTAG
- a CDS encoding TetR/AcrR family transcriptional regulator: protein MPKPVRSGSPARAVVTDKREAILRAATKVFAGRGYFNSKVSDIAGEAGIADGTVYLYFKSKDEILHSIFDRAMAEFIAEGKREIASLDEPTEKLKRIAELHLSRLGADRDMAIVFQVELRGSTKFMQEFSAAGFSEYLDIIRTTIADGQKVGVFRDDIKPIVAAKILYGALDEMVTNWVLSVKDYPLEPMAGEVLKIFLGGSLAK from the coding sequence ATGCCGAAACCAGTCCGAAGTGGTTCGCCAGCCCGAGCTGTCGTTACCGATAAAAGAGAAGCTATCCTGCGAGCCGCAACCAAGGTTTTCGCGGGGCGGGGCTATTTTAATTCAAAGGTGTCGGATATCGCCGGCGAGGCTGGGATCGCTGACGGAACTGTTTATCTTTATTTCAAGAGCAAGGACGAGATACTGCATTCGATATTTGACCGTGCGATGGCTGAGTTTATTGCTGAGGGCAAAAGAGAGATCGCCTCCCTTGACGAGCCGACCGAAAAACTCAAACGTATCGCAGAACTGCACCTGAGCCGTCTGGGTGCCGACCGCGATATGGCGATCGTATTTCAGGTGGAGCTTCGCGGGTCGACGAAGTTCATGCAGGAATTTTCTGCTGCCGGATTTAGTGAATACCTCGATATTATCCGTACAACGATCGCTGACGGGCAAAAGGTGGGCGTATTTCGTGACGATATTAAGCCGATCGTCGCGGCGAAGATACTCTACGGCGCACTGGATGAGATGGTGACGAATTGGGTTTTGTCTGTTAAAGACTACCCGCTCGAGCCGATGGCGGGCGAAGTTTTGAAGATATTTCTGGGAGGTAGCCTGGCAAAATGA
- a CDS encoding aminotransferase class I/II-fold pyridoxal phosphate-dependent enzyme, with product MTQLRPSRSRISRKAGSFTESVIREMSREAVKYGAVNLGQGFPDWPAPEDIKQKAVEAILDDHNQYAVTWGVKSFRDAIAKKTMWFLGLDLDPETEITVTCGSTEGMIAAMMATVDPTEEVIVFEPFYENYAPDAILSDATPRHVPLYRTENGFVFDREELRAAFNEKTKAIIICNPNNPTGKVYTKDELEFIADLCKEFDVLCFTDEIYEHIIYSGHADDDPLSHTCMANIEGMRERTVVVNSLSKTYSVTGWRVGYCIAPPDITSAIRKVHDFLTVGAANPLQHAGTYAMGLPPSYYDALQIEYQQKRDFIIPALQNAGFKCDSPDGAYYVMCDISEFGFPSDIEFTKHLIREIGVAVVPGSSFYRGSGGSQLVRFCFCKKDETLEAAVEKLGKLKRG from the coding sequence ATGACACAACTAAGACCATCTAGATCACGCATTTCCAGAAAGGCAGGCAGCTTTACCGAATCGGTCATCCGCGAGATGTCGCGTGAAGCTGTGAAGTACGGAGCCGTTAATCTCGGCCAGGGATTTCCCGATTGGCCCGCTCCTGAGGACATCAAACAGAAGGCGGTCGAAGCGATCCTGGATGATCACAACCAGTATGCAGTAACGTGGGGCGTTAAGAGTTTTCGCGATGCGATCGCTAAAAAGACGATGTGGTTTCTCGGGCTCGACCTCGACCCCGAAACCGAGATCACCGTCACGTGCGGTTCGACCGAAGGGATGATCGCCGCAATGATGGCGACCGTCGACCCGACCGAGGAAGTTATAGTTTTCGAGCCGTTTTACGAGAATTACGCACCAGACGCGATCCTATCGGATGCGACGCCGCGGCATGTTCCGCTCTATCGAACCGAGAATGGTTTTGTCTTCGACCGCGAAGAGCTGCGTGCTGCCTTTAACGAGAAAACCAAGGCGATCATCATCTGCAATCCGAACAATCCGACGGGCAAAGTCTATACAAAAGACGAACTCGAGTTCATTGCCGATCTCTGCAAAGAGTTTGACGTACTCTGCTTTACTGACGAGATCTACGAACACATCATCTACTCCGGTCACGCCGATGACGATCCGCTAAGCCACACTTGCATGGCAAATATCGAAGGCATGCGCGAACGTACCGTCGTAGTAAATTCGCTGTCAAAAACATACTCGGTCACCGGCTGGCGCGTGGGCTATTGCATTGCACCGCCGGATATCACTTCGGCGATCCGTAAGGTCCACGATTTCCTCACCGTCGGAGCCGCCAATCCGCTGCAGCACGCCGGAACCTACGCAATGGGTTTGCCGCCGTCGTATTACGACGCTCTGCAGATCGAATATCAGCAGAAACGCGACTTTATAATTCCCGCTCTTCAAAACGCCGGTTTCAAATGCGATTCGCCTGACGGTGCGTACTACGTGATGTGCGACATCTCCGAATTCGGCTTCCCCAGCGACATCGAATTCACCAAACACCTCATTCGCGAGATCGGCGTAGCGGTCGTCCCGGGTTCGTCATTCTATCGCGGCTCCGGAGGTTCGCAGCTAGTCAGATTCTGTTTCTGTAAAAAGGACGAAACGCTGGAAGCAGCCGTTGAAAAACTTGGGAAATTGAAGCGCGGATAG
- a CDS encoding long-chain fatty acid--CoA ligase: MIDGAHDSIENGVLSDAAYFAEFPPTLADLFLASATKFDLPDALNYKKNGEWLPISSSEIIRRSENISLGLHSIGLRKGDRAAILAANSPEWTLTDAGCQFGGVIDVPIYTTSANKAIQYIIDDSEARVFFLQDRATYERILPAIKECRSLEKIILFDSGPMADGPIISLSVLESMGARLRDEKPELSSELRHQIASTDIATLIYTSGTTGEPKGVMLSHANLVSNVVNASEKYDFSPDDVSLSVLPLSHVFERGGMYVYIRAGMRVFYAESIDKAPDNLKEVRPTIFVGVPRIFEKVFERARMKAALSSRVNEMIFDWAMDVAKEYATLNEEKQPIPMALMAKHSIADTIIYSKLRDFFGGRLRFCITGGAALSDDIYLIFTGAGISIMQGYGLTETSPVISSNNPTTFRVGTVGQPIRDVKVRIAADGEIEVKGPNVMLGYYHKPEATKEAFTDDGYFRTGDIGEIDADGFLKITDRKKELFKTSGGKYIAPTHIEQMLRASRFVNQAVLVGNERKFAAALIVPNFEMLESYAKLKELDLHTPEDYCSDPRIIDLIARQIDAMTTTLAQYERVKAFALLVNELSVETGELTPTLKVKRRVIDEKYRDVIDKMYRDADNARP, translated from the coding sequence ATGATCGACGGAGCGCATGACAGCATCGAAAACGGCGTTTTATCGGACGCGGCTTACTTTGCCGAGTTTCCGCCGACGCTTGCAGATCTGTTTTTAGCATCTGCAACGAAATTCGATCTGCCCGATGCCCTCAATTATAAAAAGAATGGCGAATGGCTACCGATCTCATCATCTGAGATAATTCGCCGCTCCGAGAATATCTCTCTCGGCCTCCATTCGATCGGCCTTCGGAAAGGCGACCGTGCCGCGATCCTTGCTGCGAACTCGCCTGAATGGACGCTTACTGACGCCGGCTGCCAGTTCGGCGGTGTGATCGATGTTCCGATCTACACGACGTCAGCTAACAAGGCGATCCAGTACATCATCGACGATTCGGAAGCCCGCGTCTTCTTTCTGCAAGACCGGGCGACATACGAACGGATCCTGCCAGCGATCAAAGAATGCAGATCTCTGGAAAAAATAATCCTCTTCGATTCCGGCCCGATGGCGGATGGACCGATCATCTCGCTGTCGGTCTTGGAATCGATGGGGGCACGGCTTAGAGATGAGAAACCCGAGCTCTCATCCGAGCTTCGTCACCAGATCGCCTCGACCGATATCGCAACACTTATCTACACGAGCGGCACGACCGGCGAACCGAAGGGCGTGATGCTCAGCCATGCAAATCTTGTTTCGAATGTAGTCAACGCGAGTGAGAAATACGATTTCTCGCCCGACGACGTTTCGCTATCGGTGCTGCCTCTGTCACACGTCTTCGAACGCGGTGGAATGTACGTCTACATCAGAGCCGGAATGCGGGTTTTCTATGCCGAATCGATCGACAAAGCTCCGGACAATCTGAAAGAGGTTCGTCCCACGATCTTTGTCGGCGTGCCGCGGATATTTGAAAAGGTTTTTGAACGGGCTCGGATGAAAGCGGCTCTTTCAAGCCGCGTCAACGAGATGATCTTCGATTGGGCAATGGATGTCGCTAAAGAATACGCCACGCTCAACGAGGAGAAACAGCCGATCCCGATGGCTCTAATGGCGAAACACAGCATCGCGGATACGATCATCTATTCGAAGCTGCGCGACTTTTTCGGCGGACGGCTGCGTTTTTGTATAACGGGCGGTGCGGCACTTTCAGACGATATCTATTTGATATTTACTGGTGCGGGAATTTCGATCATGCAGGGTTACGGACTGACGGAAACTTCGCCGGTTATATCGTCGAACAACCCGACAACGTTTCGCGTCGGAACCGTCGGCCAGCCCATCCGAGATGTGAAAGTCCGTATTGCTGCGGACGGCGAGATCGAGGTAAAAGGGCCGAATGTTATGCTCGGCTATTATCACAAACCCGAGGCGACGAAGGAAGCATTTACAGATGACGGCTATTTCCGTACAGGTGACATCGGCGAGATCGATGCCGATGGGTTCCTGAAGATCACCGATCGTAAAAAGGAACTCTTCAAAACCTCAGGCGGCAAATATATCGCCCCAACACATATCGAGCAGATGCTGCGAGCATCGCGATTTGTAAATCAGGCGGTGCTCGTCGGGAACGAACGAAAATTCGCGGCGGCCCTGATCGTCCCAAATTTTGAGATGCTCGAGAGTTACGCAAAGCTAAAGGAGCTCGACCTTCACACGCCGGAGGACTACTGCTCTGATCCGCGGATCATTGATCTGATCGCCCGGCAGATCGATGCAATGACAACGACGCTTGCTCAGTATGAACGTGTCAAGGCATTCGCTCTGCTTGTAAACGAACTCTCCGTGGAGACCGGCGAGCTTACGCCGACCCTCAAAGTAAAACGCCGCGTAATAGACGAAAAATACCGCGACGTTATCGACAAAATGTACAGGGACGCCGATAACGCACGTCCCTGA
- a CDS encoding polyamine aminopropyltransferase, whose protein sequence is MKSTPLLFLNVIIIATCGLIYELLAATVSSYVLGDSVTQFSFIIGVYLFAMGVGSYLSKYVEKNVAEKFIDIELAVAVIGGFSAPLLFLTFAYVSYFGIILYTLVFIIGTLVGLEIPLLMRILKDKLDFKDLVSRVLALDYVGALVASLLFPIFLVPKLGLNRTSLIFGMLNAGVGIWATWLLEPLLSKRKITILRVKGFIIIVLLGIGMIKADRLTTFAEDGLFVDNIIYAKSSSYQRIVVTKGKVGYSLFLNGNLQFNSFDEYRYHEALVHPAFAAFPGEPKRVLILGGGDGLAAREILKYKSVEFVQMVDLDPEMTRVAYSVPVLGELNHHSFDDPRMHVTNADAYVWMDQEKIEPFDIAIVDFPDPNNFALGKLYTTRFYNLLKQKLKPESSVVIQTTSPLIARNSFWCVMKTLETSGYTVKPYQTAVPSFGIWGYALAKLQPFETPKTPPPGIELRFLNNETFASMFEFPSDTSKPSEDLEVNRLDNQALVRYYETEWRRFEQ, encoded by the coding sequence ATGAAAAGCACTCCGCTACTCTTTCTTAACGTTATAATCATCGCGACCTGCGGCCTGATATATGAGCTGCTGGCTGCAACCGTATCATCCTACGTACTTGGCGATTCCGTAACCCAATTTTCGTTCATCATCGGCGTCTATCTTTTTGCGATGGGCGTCGGATCTTACCTCTCCAAATACGTAGAAAAGAATGTCGCTGAAAAGTTCATCGATATCGAACTCGCAGTCGCGGTCATCGGCGGCTTTTCGGCCCCGTTGCTTTTTCTGACCTTTGCGTACGTTTCGTATTTCGGCATCATTCTTTACACGCTAGTCTTCATCATAGGAACTCTCGTCGGGCTTGAGATACCGCTGCTGATGCGGATCCTAAAAGATAAGCTTGATTTCAAAGATCTAGTTTCCCGCGTTCTCGCCCTCGATTATGTCGGAGCCCTGGTAGCTTCGCTTTTGTTTCCGATATTTCTTGTTCCAAAGCTCGGCCTCAATCGAACTTCGCTCATATTTGGAATGCTAAACGCTGGCGTTGGCATCTGGGCGACGTGGCTGCTCGAACCGCTGCTTTCGAAACGAAAGATCACGATCCTCCGCGTCAAAGGTTTTATAATCATCGTTCTGCTCGGGATCGGAATGATCAAAGCCGATCGGCTTACCACGTTTGCTGAGGATGGGTTATTTGTCGATAACATAATCTACGCAAAAAGCTCGTCGTATCAACGTATTGTAGTTACGAAGGGCAAGGTTGGCTATTCGCTCTTTCTCAACGGTAATCTCCAGTTCAATTCATTCGACGAGTATCGCTACCACGAAGCGCTTGTCCATCCGGCATTCGCCGCGTTTCCGGGCGAGCCAAAGCGCGTGCTAATTCTAGGCGGTGGTGACGGTCTCGCGGCCCGCGAGATATTGAAATACAAGTCGGTCGAGTTTGTCCAAATGGTCGATCTCGATCCTGAAATGACGCGGGTCGCATATTCCGTTCCGGTTCTCGGCGAGCTGAATCATCACTCGTTCGACGACCCTCGAATGCACGTAACAAATGCCGACGCATACGTCTGGATGGATCAGGAAAAAATAGAGCCCTTTGACATCGCGATCGTCGACTTTCCAGACCCAAATAACTTCGCTCTAGGCAAACTCTATACGACCCGCTTTTACAATCTCCTAAAACAAAAGCTCAAACCGGAATCGTCCGTTGTCATTCAAACCACGTCGCCGCTCATCGCCCGAAACTCATTCTGGTGCGTTATGAAAACGCTTGAAACCAGCGGTTACACGGTCAAACCATATCAAACTGCCGTTCCCAGTTTCGGGATCTGGGGCTACGCTCTTGCCAAACTTCAACCATTCGAAACACCAAAAACACCGCCGCCGGGCATCGAGCTGCGATTCCTAAACAACGAGACATTCGCATCAATGTTTGAATTCCCGAGCGATACATCGAAGCCAAGCGAAGATCTGGAAGTAAATCGGCTCGATAATCAGGCCCTTGTTAGGTATTACGAGACTGAGTGGCGGCGATTTGAACAGTGA